One Klebsiella sp. RIT-PI-d genomic window carries:
- a CDS encoding oxidoreductase: MTLDCAFIGFGKSTTRYHLPYVLNRKESWRVAHIFRRHAKPEEQQPQYSHIHFTSDLNEVLNDEKVKLVIVCTHADSHFDYAKRALEAGKNVLVEKPFTPTIAEAKKLFELAKSKGLTVTPYQNRRFDSCFLTAKKVIESGKLGDIVEIESHFDYYRPVAETKPGLPQDGMFYGLGVHTLDQVISLFGRPDHVAYDIRSLRNKENPDDTFEAQLFYGDLKAIVKTSHLVKIDYPKFIVHGTRGSFIKYGIDQQETSLKANIMPGDAGFAADESVGQLEYVNEDGLTVREEVAPEPGDYGRVYDALYATLTGGADNYVKQSEVLTNLEILERAFEQASPATITLA; encoded by the coding sequence ATGACCCTGGATTGCGCATTCATTGGATTTGGCAAAAGCACCACCCGTTATCATCTTCCCTATGTACTCAATCGCAAAGAGAGCTGGCGAGTGGCTCACATTTTCCGCCGTCATGCTAAACCGGAAGAGCAGCAGCCGCAGTATTCACACATCCATTTTACCAGCGATTTGAATGAGGTCCTCAACGATGAAAAGGTGAAGCTGGTCATCGTTTGCACCCATGCTGACAGCCATTTTGACTACGCAAAACGCGCGCTGGAAGCGGGAAAAAACGTGCTGGTAGAAAAACCGTTTACCCCTACCATTGCTGAAGCGAAAAAACTGTTTGAGCTGGCAAAAAGTAAAGGATTAACGGTTACGCCGTATCAAAATCGTCGCTTCGACTCCTGCTTCCTGACCGCCAAAAAAGTCATTGAGAGCGGTAAGTTAGGCGACATCGTTGAGATCGAAAGCCATTTTGACTACTACCGTCCGGTGGCGGAAACCAAACCCGGCCTGCCGCAGGATGGCATGTTTTACGGCCTGGGCGTTCATACGCTGGATCAGGTGATCTCTCTGTTCGGTCGTCCGGATCACGTAGCCTATGACATCCGCAGCCTGCGCAATAAAGAAAATCCGGACGATACCTTTGAAGCCCAGCTTTTTTATGGCGATCTGAAAGCGATCGTTAAAACCAGCCATCTGGTTAAAATCGACTACCCGAAATTTATCGTTCACGGCACGAGAGGTTCGTTTATTAAATACGGTATCGATCAGCAGGAAACCAGCCTGAAGGCCAATATTATGCCGGGCGATGCGGGTTTTGCGGCGGACGAAAGCGTCGGTCAACTGGAGTATGTGAACGAAGATGGCCTGACCGTACGTGAAGAGGTGGCGCCGGAGCCTGGCGATTACGGTCGGGTTTATGATGCGCTGTACGCCACTCTGACGGGTGGGGCAGACAATTACGTTAAACAATCTGAGGTTCTGACCAACCTTGAAATCCTGGAACGCGCCTTTGAGCAGGCCTCGCCTGCCACGATAACCCTCGCCTGA